The genome window GGGGTGGCTTCCTCGGCATGGAGATCGCGTCGACGTGCTGCGCACTGGGCAAGCAGGTCACGGTCGTCGACATCGCCCCGCCGCTGGACGCACTCGTCGGCCCGTACATGGGCGCGGTGGTGCGGGAACTGGCCGAACAAGCCGGCGTCGTGCTCGCCGTAGCCGACAAGGTGACCCTGCTCGCGGGGTCGGACACCGACCCGTACCCGTGCGCCGTGTCGACGGGGGACGGACGACGGTTCGAGGCCGACGTGGTGGTGACCGCCGCGGGAGACGTGCCGAACATCGAGTGGCTGGCCGGATCCGGGCTGCGTGTCGACCGTGGAGTCCACGTCGACGAGCGGTGCCGCGCGGCACCGGGGATCGTGGCGGCGGGTGATGTCGCCGTCCTGGACCCCCCGGGCTCCGACAGTGCCTGGAGGCGGATCCCCACCTGGACGAACGCCGTGGAACAGGCGCGGGTGGCCGCCCTCGCACTGCTCCACGGTGATGACGCGCCGGTCCACCGGCCCTCGCGGTACGGCTGGACCGAGCAGTTCGGGTGGGACCTGAAGATGGTGGGCGCCGCGGCGCCCACCGGGGAACCGGCGGTGCTCGACGGTGATCTGACGGCTGGTCAGGCCGTTCTGGCCTGGCCCGACGCCGACGTACGGCACACGGTCATGGCCGTCAACCACCCCACACCGCCGGCCAGGCTCAAACGCCTGCTCCGGGGAGCCGTCTGAAAGGCCCCGGCTCCCGGAGCACATCCCGGAGCACATCCCGGAGTTACGGGACGCTCGGCTGTCGTTCCACCCGTCCGAATCACTTGTGAACAGATCAGAGCAGAGGAGGCCACCATGACCGGAATCGACGATTTCCGTGACCGCGTAGCCGTTGTGACCGGCGGCGCGTCCGGCATCGGCAAGGCACTGGCGGCGCGACTCGTGGCCGAAGGGGCCTCGGTCGTCATCGCGGACAACGACGAGGACCTTGCCACGAAGACCGCCGAGGAGATCGGCGCGACGCCCTACCGGGTCGACGTCAGTGACGCCGCGGCCGTGCAGGAGCTGGCCGACTGGACCGTGGAACGGTTCGGGCGGGTGGACTTCGTGGCGAACAACGCGGGGGTCGGACCACTCGCGCCGTTCGACGAGCTGACGCTCGAAGACTTCCGCTGGGTGCTCGACATCAACGTCCACGGTGTCCTGCACGGAATGAAGGCCTTCCTCCCGTCGCTCAAGGCCAATCCCGCCGGGGGCCACATTCTGAACACCTCGTCGATGGCCGGCCTCATGGCCACCCACGGGATGAGCGCCTACTCGGCGTCCAAGTACGCCATCGTCGCGCTGACCGAGGCCGTCCGGGCCGAACTGGAAGGCGAGGGCAGCTCGGTGGGGCTGTCCGTGGTGACACCGGCGCAGGTGAAGTCGAACATCGGTGACAACTCCCGCAAGCGGCCCGGACTGAAGGAGCGGGTGTCCCACGGGAGCAACGACGACCACCTGCCGGAGGTCCGCTGGATGGAGGCGGACGTGGCGGCCGGAATCATCCTCGACGGTGTCCGACGCGGCGATCTCTACATCGTCACGCACCCCGAGTTGCTCGCGCCGATCGCCGGGCGCTTCGACGAGATCGTCAAGGCCTTCGAGGCCGCGGCAACCCGATGACCCCCTCAAGGAACAGAGCCCTGGGAGAACCGATATGACCAGCACCGACGACAGGCCTGACACGGCCGCGCACACGTCCGGGGACCTGGAGACAGCCCTGGCCCGCTGGCGCGAGGCGCTGGGCCCGGAGCATGTGATCACCGACGATGAGTCGCTGGCGGACTTCGCCGATCCCTACGCACCCGCCAGTTTCGGATACCGCGCGAAGGTGGTCGTCCAACCCGGTTCGGTGGAGGACGTCCAGGCCGTGGTCCGGATCGCCTCCGAGACCGGTGTCCCGATCTGGACCAGCTCACAGGGACGGAACTACGGTTACGGCGGTTCCGCCCCCCTCGACCCGGACACCGTCGTGGTCAATCTGCGCCGGATGAACCGGGTGCTGGAGATCAACGAGGAACTCGCCTACGTCGTGGTGGAACCCGGTGTGTCCTTCCGCGAGCTCTACGACGCCGTGCAGGCCTCGGGCAAGAAGCTCTGGGTGGACGTACCCGACCTGAGCTGGGGCAGCGTCGTCGGCAACACCCTGGAGCACGGGAACGGCTTCACCCTCTACTACGACCACGCGGCGGCCGAGTGCGGCATGGAGGTCGTCCTCGCCGACGGTTCGGTGGTGCGGACCGGCACGGGGGCGATGTCGGGGAGCAAGACATGGCATCTGTCCAAGCGCGGCTTCGGCCCGCGCACGGACAGCCTGTTCATGCAGTCCAACATGGGCATCGTCACCAAGATGGGTGTCTGGGTGATGCCCCAGCCCGACGCCTACAAGGACTGCCAGATCAAGGTGCGCCGGGACAGCGACCTGGAGGCCCTGGTCGAGGCGTTCCGCCCGTTCCTGGTCGACGGCACGGTCGGCAACTGCCCGATTCTGTTCCCCGCGCTCACCGCGCTGCCGAACGGCCTTCCGCGCAGCGCGGTCTGGGACAAGAAGAGTTCGGTTCCCCGTGAGCTCGCCGAGGGCATGATGTGGGAGGCCGCGCGGATCGGGGCGTGGAACATCCGTTTCGCCCTGTACGGAGACCGTCAGACCGTCGAGCGTGACTTCGAGCGGATCAGCGCGGCGTTCGCCTCCATCCCCGACGCCGAGGTCACCGGGAACACCATCGACCCGGCGGAGGCGAAGCTCGACAGCCCGGCCCTCGCCGACCAGAAGTCGCGGGTGATGGCGGGCGTGCCCGACCTGTCGATGCTCCAGGTCCTCAACTGGCACGGCACCAACGGCGGCCACATCTCCTTCGCCTCGACGGTCCCCCTCAAGGGGGAGGACGTGCGCAACATCGTCGAGTTGGTGAGCACCCGCGAAGCGGAGCACGGGATCGACTACACCGTCGGCATCATGCTCTACCAGCGGTTCGCCATCCATGTCGCGCTGATGCTCTACAACGTCGGCAACGAGCCGCAGGTGAAGGAGGTCTACGAGCTCTACCGTGACCTGGTGGTCGAGGCGGCCGAGATGGGATACGGCGAATACCGTGCGCACCCCGCCTTCATGGACCTCGTCGCGGAACAGTTCGACCACAACGACCACTCCCACATGGCCATGGTGGAGAAGATCAAGGACGCGCTCGATCCGGCCGGCATCCTCGCGCCGGGCAAGCAGGGCATCTGGCCCGCACGGCTGCGTACGGCAGAGAAGCAGGCGAAGTAGGCAGGGCGCTCAAAGGCTGGGGCGTCGGGTACACACCCGACGCCCCAGCCTTGTCTGTTGCTGTCGCTGTTGCTGTTCAGAACAGCCCGTTGGTGTGCGCCGCGTCGGTGGGAACCGGGTTGATGATGTCCCAGTGCTCGACGATCGCGCCGTCGGCGACGCGGAACAGGTCCCAGATGGCGACCGGGACACCGAGCTCGCCCTCGGACTGCGCCAGGACGAGGTCGCCCTCGGCGACGACCTTGTGGACGACCTTGTAGACGGGGTCGTGACCGGGTCCCGCCGCCTGCTGGTGAGGCGGCCACCAGACAGGGGTGCTGACGGCCCGTGTGCCGGGGGCGAGTGACGACCTGGCGGTCTCGCCGGAGACGTAGTGGGACAGCAGCGAGTAGTCGGCCTCGGACAGGACCCGCTGGGCGAACTCGACGACCAGCGCCCGGTTGGCCTCGGTGTCGGCCGTGCCGTCGGCCGGCCCCGCGAGGCCGCCTCCGGACAGCGCGCTCGCCGACCGCGTCCCCAGCGGGGCCAGCGCGTCCCAGTGCTCGGCCGGCCTGCCCTGGTCGAACCGGTACAGGTCGAACGCGAACAGCGGCTCGGGGCTGTTGAGATGGTGGTAGACGCCGACCACGGCGACCTGGTCGCCGTCGCCGATCACCCGTAGCGGTTCGAAGCGGGTTCCCCCCGCCAGGGCCGCCAGGGTGGTGATCGCGGCACGCAGCCCGTCACGGCCGTCGGCGATGGTCGGGTTGTGCTGCCGGTAGTCCGGGACCATCCAGCGGTCCACCGCCGTGGGGTCCAGGTCGTGGAACAGTTCCTCCGCGACCTTGAGGGCCACGTCCTTGTTGTCCATCGTTTGTCCGCCTCTGTGTCTGTGGTGGGTGCGGTGGGCCCTGGTGCCACCGCCGTTGAGCCGTCTGCCGCTTCGCGATCCTCTTGCCGCGGACGCTGTCCAGGAACGCCCCGCTGTCGCCGTCGTACTGGTCGTGCTCCACGTAGTGGCCGAGCCCGGGCAGCTTCAGATAGGTGAAGGACATGCCGGTGGGCAGGTGGGCCTCGATCGCCGGGGCGAGGCCCAGCGCCGCAGCGGCCTTCTTGACGGCGCCGAGGTCCTCGACGAGGACCGCCACATGGTGGAAGACGAGCTGGAATCCGCCGCTGTCCGTCAGCGACTCGGTGAAGATGTCGACCAGCCCGTCGACGGGTTGCAGGACCTCGATGACCAACTGCCGTCCCGCCGAGAAGGCGCAGCGCAGACTGGCTTCACCTGTTCGGCCGTCCTCCGTCGTGACGGTGAAGGCCGGTTCGAAGGGCACGAACTCCTCGATGCCGAGCCGCTCGGACAGGACGTCGACCGCCTGGTCCCGGTCGTTGGTGACGTAGCCCAGCTTGTAGAACCCCGGGTGCAGCAGGGAGTCGACGAAGGAGGTCTCCGTCACACCCGTCACCGGGCCCGCTGCTCCAGAAGGGACAGCGCTTCTCGGTAGCTCTCCTCGAAGGCCTTCTTGGACTGGGCGAGGAACTCCTGGTGCGGCTGCTTCCAGTAGGAGTCGGGGAAGTCGCTGCCGTAGGTGCCGTCGTCGGAGAACACCTCCAGTTCCCAGAGGCCGTCGTATCCGGCCGCCAGCAGACTGGCGATGATCTCCGGGGCGAGGCCGCGCCCCCGTCCGGGCAGTTCACGGTCGAAGCCGCTGCGTTCCTGGACGCGGATGTCGCACACCTGGACGCTGTTGATGAGGTGGCCGTGCTTGGCGATCTGCTCGTGGAGCCCGGGTTCGCACCAGCTGTGGAAGATGTCGAACATGATCCCGACGTTGTCCCGGCCGATCTGGTCGATCACTTCCACCATCGCGGGAATGGTGTGCAGCGGCGACCCCCGGCGCTCGGCCAGCAGTTCGAGACCGATCTGCAGGCCGTGCTCGGCGGCGGCGTCGGCGATCGCCGGCAGATTCTCGGCGATCGCCTCCACCGGACCCGCCGGATGCGCCGGGTCTCCGCTGGTGCCGGGCGCGATGGCGATCACGGCGGGGGAGAAGGCCGCGAGCCGGTGGATGCTCTCGCAGATCAACTCGGTCCGCTCCCGCGGGTCCTTCGGGGTGCCCGGCTTGTCGAAGGGAATTCCGAGGACGGAGTGCATCCGCGGCACACAGAACGCCGCCTCCAGACCGTGTTCCCGCAGAGAACGCGCGATCTGCTCGTCCTGGCCGTCGGCGAACTTGCCCTCCCACAGGCCCACGGCGGCGCCCCCGATGGCCGCTACTTGCTCGATGTCGTCCAAAACGCCGTTGTGCGGGGTGGAATAGGCGTTGACGGCGAACCTCGGGGCAGCTCTGTACGACCGCATGCCTCACATCTCCTTTGACGTAGCCAATGCGCTGGTCAGCCTAGGTCGATCAGCGGCACATGGGGTTCCGGCGGCATGGGATTCCACCATGAGGAATCCGGGCGGCCGGGTTCGCCGCCGGCGGCGCCGACGACACCGGACCCTCATCCCGCAGCGCTGGGGGTCCTTCTCCCCTGGACCGCGAAGTCCGTGTCGGCGAGGTTTCCCTCGATGGCGCGGGCGGCCTCATGGAGGTGTTCGGCGAGCCGCGCGAGTCCCGACCGCGGGCACCGCGCGCTGGGAGCGGCCACCGCGATGGAGGCCACCGCCAGTCCGTCGGAGTTCTTCACCACCACCGCTGCGGCCCGCACCCCCTTGGCGCTCTCGTCGATGTTGGTGGCGTACCGGCGTTTGCGCACGGTCGCGAGTTCCCGGCGCAGCGAAGCCCGTCTGTTGGCCTCGACCGGGCTGCCGGGCAGTCCGCGCGGGTAGAGCGCGAAGAGCTCCGCGTCGGACAGCTCCGCCAGCAGGGTCTTGCCCGCCGCGGTGGTGTGCGCGGGCAGCAGCATGCCGATGCGCAGCCCCACACGCAGGATCTGTGGGCTCTCCACACCGTCGATGAAACGCGCCCCGTTGCCTTCGATCACCGCGAGATGGCATGTCTCCTGCAGGGCGACCGAGAGCCGCTCCAGGTGTAGGCGCGCCACCCCTCGCAGGACCGGGATCCGATCATCACCGAAACCGGCTGTCAGGAACGCGGGGCCGCGGTGGTAGAGCTTGTTCGCGTCCTGGACGACGAACTGCCGGTGCACCAGGGCCTGCAACAGGCGGTGCGCGGTCGAGCGAGCCACCCCGAGATGCTCGGCGACTTCCATCACCCGCACCGTGCGGTGGTGACGCAGCAACTCGAGGATCTGCAGAGCCCGGTCCACCGAGGTCAACCCGCCATGGGATTCGACACTCATCGTCACATGGTGACACCTGATTCCGCAGGGGGGAACTCTCGGGGCTCCACCGAGGATTCCTCCTCACGGAATTCCGGCGGAAACACATGAAGGATCGGCGACCACCTGGCTAACTGTGGATAGCACCCGAGGACGTCAATGGAGTTGTCATGACGGTGGCAGACACTTTGCTCGCATCAGCGCGAACCATGGAGGTGGAGATTCCCGTCGTGGTCGCACGCCGACGACGGGTCACGGCGGACATCGTGCGGTTGTGGCTCATCGGCGTCGACGCGCGCCCGCTGCCTTCCTGGACCCCCGGGGCACACATCGACGTGCTGCTGCCGAACGGGACCGAGCGGCAGTACAGCCTGTGCGGCGACCCCTCGGACGAGGAGTGGTCGATCATGGTGCTGCGGGAGCCGCAGGGCCGCGGCGGATCCCAGTACGTCCACGACGCGGTGTGGACCGGACAGAAGCTGAAGGTGCGAGGTCCGCGCAACCACTTCGCCCTGGATCCGGCACCGCGCTACCGCTTCCTCGCCGGAGGCATCGGCATCACCCCGATCCTGCCGATGCTGCGCGAGGCGGAGGCGGCCGGTGCCGAGTGGTCGCTGACCTACTGCGGGCGCTCCCGGCAGGGCATGGCGTGCGCGGAGGAACTGACCGTCGGCCATGGCGGCCGGGTGCGGCTGCACGTCGACTCCGAACAGGGAGTGCCGGACGTGGCCGCGCTGCTGAGCGATCCGCGCCCCGGTGAGCTGCTGTACGCCTGTGGGCCGAACAGCATGCTGGAGGCGATCGAGCGGATGGGAGCCCACTGGCCGAAGGGCAGCATCCACTTCGAACGGTTCTCCGCCGTCACGCGGGACACGACCGCCGACACCGAGTTCGAGGTGGAACTCGCCTCCTCCGGCAAGGTGCTGACGGTGCCGGCGGACCGCTCGATCCTCGACGTGGTGCGCGAGTCCGGGATTCAGATGCTGTCCTCGTGTCAGGAGGGCACCTGCGGCACCTGCGAAACCGCTGTGGTTTCGGGACAGGTCGACCACCGGGACGCGGTGCTGAGCAAAGAGGAACAGGAAGAGAACGAGGTCATGATGGTCTGCGTGTCCCGCGCCGCCTGCCCACGACTGGTCCTGGACCTCTGACCCTCCCCGACGTGAAAGGGCGTCCAGAGATGACGACCACCATGCCTGAACTCGATCTCGACCCCTTCTCGGACGAGGTGCTGCGGGATCCCGGCGACTTCCACCGGGCGGTCCTCGACGCGGGTCCGGTCGTGCGTGTGCGACAGAGCGAGGGATTCCGCCTGGTCGCGGTCGGCCGCTACGCGACCGTGAAGGCGATCATCGAGAACCCGGCGATGTTCCTCAACAGCCGGGGCGGCGGGGTCCTCGATCTGAAGTACGACGAGAGCTTCCGTGAGCCCGGACTGCTGGCGGAGAACGACCCGCCGGCCCATACGGCGATCAAGTCCGTGATGACCTCGGTCATCGCCCCGCGCAATCTGCGCAGGATGCGCGACGACTTCCAGACGGCGGCCGACGAGATCGTCGACCGGCTCCTGGACATGCGCACCTTCGACGCGCAGATCCACTTCGCGGAGGCCTATCCGCTCAGGGTGATTCCCGACGCGGTCATGGGCGTGCGGCAGGAGGGGCGCGAACACCTGCTGCGCTACAGCAAGTTCCTCTTCGAGTCCATGGGGCCGAGGACACCCCGCGCGAAGCGGGCGCTCGCCGAGATGGGCGACCTGGAGCCGACGATCAGCTGGGTGCGCGACAGCTGTCGGCGGGAGAACGTCCAGCCCGGCAGCTTCGGCGCGCTGATCTGGGACGCCGTCGACCGGGGTGAACTCACCGACGCGCAGGCCCCGAACCTGGTGCGGTCGCTGGTCGGCGCCGGGATCGACACCACCATCCACAGCCTGGCGAACACCCTGTACCTCCTGATCACGAACCCGGATCAGTGGGCACTGCTGCGCGAGCAGCCGGCGCGCGGGAAGTTCGCCTTCGACGAGACACTGCGCCACACCTCGACCGTCCGCCAGATCATCCGCACTCCCGCCGAGGACACGGACATCGAGGGCATCCCCGTCACGGAGGGGCAGAAGATCATGCTTCTCCCGGGAGCCGCGAACCGGGATCCGGACCGCTGGGGAGAGACCGCCGACCGCTTCGACATCACGCGGGACGCCGGCGGGCACATGGCGCTGGGCCGGGGCATCCACCAGTGTGTCGGCGCGCCGATCGCCCGCCTGGAGGCGGACGCGCTGCTGTCCACCTTCGCCCGGCGAGTGAAGTCGGTCGAGTTCGCCGACACCCCCCGCCCCATGGTCAACAACTTCCTCCGCGGCTTCGACACCCTCCCGGTCACCATCACCCCCGTCTGAGAACGGAAGCCCTTCATGACCAAGCCCGCACAGGTGCTGATCGTCGGCGCCGGTATCGGCGGACTCACTCTCGCACTCCAACTGCACGAGGCGGGAATATCCGCCCGCCTCATCGAGGCCGCGCCCGAACTACGGCCACTCGGGGTCGGCATCAACATCCTGCCGCACGCTTCCCGGGAACTGCACCGCGTCGGCCTGACCGACAAACTGGCGAGCGCCGCGGTACAGACGGCGGAGTCGGTGTTCTACAACCGTTTCGGCCAGTTCATCTACTCCGAGCCACTGGGCGCGGCGGCCGGCTACGCGTGGCCCCAGTACTCGATCCACCGCGGGGACCTGCAACTGATCCTGGCGGCGGAGGTCGAACAGCGGCTGGGTGGCGACGCGATCGCGCTCGGCCACACCTTCCGCTCCTTCACCCAGGACGAGCACGGTGTCACCGCCGAGGTGGAGACCGCCGACGGGACGACCGAGATCCGCGCGGAGATGCTGATCGGCTGCGACGGCGTGCACTCCGCGGTGCGCTCACAGTTGCATCCCGGTGAGGACGCCCTCGTGTACTCCGGCTACAGCATGTGGCGCGGGGTGACCCGCCACGAGCGCGTCCTCACCGGCGCCAGCATGATCCGCGCGGGCTGGCTCGCCACCGGCAAGCTGGTCGTCTACCCCATCCGCGACAACATCGACGGCTCCGGTCGCCAACTGGTCAACTGGGTCGCCGAGGTTCCGGTCCCGCAACGCGGCGACCGGGACTGGAACCGCGACGGCCACATCGCGGACGTCATCGAGCCCTTCGCCGACTGGCGTTTCCCCTGGCTGGACGTACCGGAGCTGATCCGCAACGCCGACCAGATCCTCGAATACCCCATGGTCGACCAAGAACCCCTGGACCGCTGGAGCTTCGGCCGGGTGACCCTCCTCGGCGACGCCGCCCACCCCATGGTCCCGCGCGGCTCCAACGGCGCCGGCCAGGCCATCGTGGACACCCGCGCCCTCACCGACGCGCTCCGCGCGCACACCGACGTGGTCTCGGCCCTCGTCGCCTACGAGCGGGAACGTCTCCCCGCCACCGCCGAGGTGGTGCGGCTCAACCGCACCAATCCGCCCGACGCCATCCTCCGCGAGGTCTACGAACGCACCGGCGACAAGCCCTTCGACCGCATCGAGGACGTCATCAGCAAGGAGGAACTCGCCACCATGTTGCAGCACTACCGCCAGGTCACCGGCTCCTCCCACGAGGCACTGAGCATGTCGACCTGACGGGCCGGCCGAGCGGTTCCCACCAGCAGGTCTACAGTGCGTTCGACGGCAGAGAGGAACGGAGCCCGTGCGTGGACTCACCGACAAGGCAGTGATCGTGGCAGGTGGTGCCTCCGGCATCGGTGCCGCCACCGCCCGCCGCTTGGCGGAGGAGGGCGCACGGGTGATGGTCGGTGACCTCGACGGCGCCGGAGCGGAGAAGGTGGCCGCCGGTATCCGGGAGCGGGGCGGCGACGCCACCTCCCTGTGGTTCGACATCGCCGACGCCGACGCCTGCCGTGACCTGGTGGCGGCGACCGTCGACGCGTACGGCGGCGTCGACGGGCTGTTCAACGTGGCGGCCGATCTCTCGCAGAACACCCTGGGCCGCGACACCGACCTGGTCGACGTGCCGCTCGATGTGTGGCGGCGCAGCCTGGAGGTCAACCTCACCGGCTACTTCCTCACCGCCCGGTACGCCGTCCCGGCGATGCTCGCCAGTGGCGGCGGGGCGATCGTCAACACGATCTCCGGCCTCGTCCTGTACGGCGACCGCAGCCGGGTGAGCTACGGCGCGTCGAAGTCGGGTGTCGTGGCGATGAGCAAGCACATCGCGACCCGCTGGGGCAAGGAGAACATCCGCTGCAACGTGGTGGCGCCGGGCATGGTGCTCACCGAGAACAACAAGGCGATGAACTCCGAGGACGACCGCAGGGCGGTCTTCGACATGCTGCGTTCCCCTCGCTTCGGCAAGCCCGAGGACATCGCCGCGGCCGTGAGTTTCCTGCTCTCCGAGGACGGCGAGTGGATCAACGGGCAGGTACTGCCGGTCAACGGCGGCGCCGGGCTGCGCTGACCCGCTCACGGCTGTCAAGGCAAACGACAAGGGGGCCCACCCGCGTCAGCGCGGGTGGGCCCCAGTCGGCGTCCGGGCCCTCTCAGGGCCGGACCCTCAGGAAATCACCGTCAGGGACAACGGGCGGACGCGGCGCAGGGCCGCCCGTGCCTCGGGATCCATGTCCTCGGGCATCCACTCCGCCACGTGATCGACCTCGATCCGGACCTCGGTGACCCCGGGCAGCTCACCGACGACGGCGCGCGCCTGCTCGGTGATGAGCCCGATCTGCATACAGAAGGGGCTGGTCAGCCGGAGCTCGACGGTGACCTCGCCGGAGTCGAC of Streptomyces phaeolivaceus contains these proteins:
- a CDS encoding NAD(P)/FAD-dependent oxidoreductase, which encodes MSAPRNVVVVGGSIAAVTAVDTLRAEGFQGRVTVLSEEGDPPYTRVPLSKGVLAGRQPPGDTDLGGLPSGVELRLGVRATGLDAGARVVRTTEGDVPFDGLVIASGARARRLGVPGHPRARELVLRSRADGLALSDRLAHASSVLVVGGGFLGMEIASTCCALGKQVTVVDIAPPLDALVGPYMGAVVRELAEQAGVVLAVADKVTLLAGSDTDPYPCAVSTGDGRRFEADVVVTAAGDVPNIEWLAGSGLRVDRGVHVDERCRAAPGIVAAGDVAVLDPPGSDSAWRRIPTWTNAVEQARVAALALLHGDDAPVHRPSRYGWTEQFGWDLKMVGAAAPTGEPAVLDGDLTAGQAVLAWPDADVRHTVMAVNHPTPPARLKRLLRGAV
- a CDS encoding SDR family NAD(P)-dependent oxidoreductase — translated: MTGIDDFRDRVAVVTGGASGIGKALAARLVAEGASVVIADNDEDLATKTAEEIGATPYRVDVSDAAAVQELADWTVERFGRVDFVANNAGVGPLAPFDELTLEDFRWVLDINVHGVLHGMKAFLPSLKANPAGGHILNTSSMAGLMATHGMSAYSASKYAIVALTEAVRAELEGEGSSVGLSVVTPAQVKSNIGDNSRKRPGLKERVSHGSNDDHLPEVRWMEADVAAGIILDGVRRGDLYIVTHPELLAPIAGRFDEIVKAFEAAATR
- a CDS encoding FAD-binding oxidoreductase, producing MTSTDDRPDTAAHTSGDLETALARWREALGPEHVITDDESLADFADPYAPASFGYRAKVVVQPGSVEDVQAVVRIASETGVPIWTSSQGRNYGYGGSAPLDPDTVVVNLRRMNRVLEINEELAYVVVEPGVSFRELYDAVQASGKKLWVDVPDLSWGSVVGNTLEHGNGFTLYYDHAAAECGMEVVLADGSVVRTGTGAMSGSKTWHLSKRGFGPRTDSLFMQSNMGIVTKMGVWVMPQPDAYKDCQIKVRRDSDLEALVEAFRPFLVDGTVGNCPILFPALTALPNGLPRSAVWDKKSSVPRELAEGMMWEAARIGAWNIRFALYGDRQTVERDFERISAAFASIPDAEVTGNTIDPAEAKLDSPALADQKSRVMAGVPDLSMLQVLNWHGTNGGHISFASTVPLKGEDVRNIVELVSTREAEHGIDYTVGIMLYQRFAIHVALMLYNVGNEPQVKEVYELYRDLVVEAAEMGYGEYRAHPAFMDLVAEQFDHNDHSHMAMVEKIKDALDPAGILAPGKQGIWPARLRTAEKQAK
- a CDS encoding nuclear transport factor 2 family protein; translated protein: MALKVAEELFHDLDPTAVDRWMVPDYRQHNPTIADGRDGLRAAITTLAALAGGTRFEPLRVIGDGDQVAVVGVYHHLNSPEPLFAFDLYRFDQGRPAEHWDALAPLGTRSASALSGGGLAGPADGTADTEANRALVVEFAQRVLSEADYSLLSHYVSGETARSSLAPGTRAVSTPVWWPPHQQAAGPGHDPVYKVVHKVVAEGDLVLAQSEGELGVPVAIWDLFRVADGAIVEHWDIINPVPTDAAHTNGLF
- a CDS encoding VOC family protein, translated to MTETSFVDSLLHPGFYKLGYVTNDRDQAVDVLSERLGIEEFVPFEPAFTVTTEDGRTGEASLRCAFSAGRQLVIEVLQPVDGLVDIFTESLTDSGGFQLVFHHVAVLVEDLGAVKKAAAALGLAPAIEAHLPTGMSFTYLKLPGLGHYVEHDQYDGDSGAFLDSVRGKRIAKRQTAQRRWHQGPPHPPQTQRRTNDGQQGRGPQGRGGTVPRPGPHGGGPLDGPGLPAAQPDHRRRP
- a CDS encoding sugar phosphate isomerase/epimerase family protein, yielding MRSYRAAPRFAVNAYSTPHNGVLDDIEQVAAIGGAAVGLWEGKFADGQDEQIARSLREHGLEAAFCVPRMHSVLGIPFDKPGTPKDPRERTELICESIHRLAAFSPAVIAIAPGTSGDPAHPAGPVEAIAENLPAIADAAAEHGLQIGLELLAERRGSPLHTIPAMVEVIDQIGRDNVGIMFDIFHSWCEPGLHEQIAKHGHLINSVQVCDIRVQERSGFDRELPGRGRGLAPEIIASLLAAGYDGLWELEVFSDDGTYGSDFPDSYWKQPHQEFLAQSKKAFEESYREALSLLEQRAR
- a CDS encoding IclR family transcriptional regulator, whose amino-acid sequence is MSVESHGGLTSVDRALQILELLRHHRTVRVMEVAEHLGVARSTAHRLLQALVHRQFVVQDANKLYHRGPAFLTAGFGDDRIPVLRGVARLHLERLSVALQETCHLAVIEGNGARFIDGVESPQILRVGLRIGMLLPAHTTAAGKTLLAELSDAELFALYPRGLPGSPVEANRRASLRRELATVRKRRYATNIDESAKGVRAAAVVVKNSDGLAVASIAVAAPSARCPRSGLARLAEHLHEAARAIEGNLADTDFAVQGRRTPSAAG
- a CDS encoding PDR/VanB family oxidoreductase encodes the protein MTVADTLLASARTMEVEIPVVVARRRRVTADIVRLWLIGVDARPLPSWTPGAHIDVLLPNGTERQYSLCGDPSDEEWSIMVLREPQGRGGSQYVHDAVWTGQKLKVRGPRNHFALDPAPRYRFLAGGIGITPILPMLREAEAAGAEWSLTYCGRSRQGMACAEELTVGHGGRVRLHVDSEQGVPDVAALLSDPRPGELLYACGPNSMLEAIERMGAHWPKGSIHFERFSAVTRDTTADTEFEVELASSGKVLTVPADRSILDVVRESGIQMLSSCQEGTCGTCETAVVSGQVDHRDAVLSKEEQEENEVMMVCVSRAACPRLVLDL
- a CDS encoding cytochrome P450: MTTTMPELDLDPFSDEVLRDPGDFHRAVLDAGPVVRVRQSEGFRLVAVGRYATVKAIIENPAMFLNSRGGGVLDLKYDESFREPGLLAENDPPAHTAIKSVMTSVIAPRNLRRMRDDFQTAADEIVDRLLDMRTFDAQIHFAEAYPLRVIPDAVMGVRQEGREHLLRYSKFLFESMGPRTPRAKRALAEMGDLEPTISWVRDSCRRENVQPGSFGALIWDAVDRGELTDAQAPNLVRSLVGAGIDTTIHSLANTLYLLITNPDQWALLREQPARGKFAFDETLRHTSTVRQIIRTPAEDTDIEGIPVTEGQKIMLLPGAANRDPDRWGETADRFDITRDAGGHMALGRGIHQCVGAPIARLEADALLSTFARRVKSVEFADTPRPMVNNFLRGFDTLPVTITPV
- a CDS encoding flavin-dependent oxidoreductase, which produces MTKPAQVLIVGAGIGGLTLALQLHEAGISARLIEAAPELRPLGVGINILPHASRELHRVGLTDKLASAAVQTAESVFYNRFGQFIYSEPLGAAAGYAWPQYSIHRGDLQLILAAEVEQRLGGDAIALGHTFRSFTQDEHGVTAEVETADGTTEIRAEMLIGCDGVHSAVRSQLHPGEDALVYSGYSMWRGVTRHERVLTGASMIRAGWLATGKLVVYPIRDNIDGSGRQLVNWVAEVPVPQRGDRDWNRDGHIADVIEPFADWRFPWLDVPELIRNADQILEYPMVDQEPLDRWSFGRVTLLGDAAHPMVPRGSNGAGQAIVDTRALTDALRAHTDVVSALVAYERERLPATAEVVRLNRTNPPDAILREVYERTGDKPFDRIEDVISKEELATMLQHYRQVTGSSHEALSMST
- a CDS encoding SDR family NAD(P)-dependent oxidoreductase — translated: MRGLTDKAVIVAGGASGIGAATARRLAEEGARVMVGDLDGAGAEKVAAGIRERGGDATSLWFDIADADACRDLVAATVDAYGGVDGLFNVAADLSQNTLGRDTDLVDVPLDVWRRSLEVNLTGYFLTARYAVPAMLASGGGAIVNTISGLVLYGDRSRVSYGASKSGVVAMSKHIATRWGKENIRCNVVAPGMVLTENNKAMNSEDDRRAVFDMLRSPRFGKPEDIAAAVSFLLSEDGEWINGQVLPVNGGAGLR
- a CDS encoding metal-sulfur cluster assembly factor yields the protein MSCGTDEVRGALRRVADPCAVATGVPVDIVAMGLVQDVRVDSGEVTVELRLTSPFCMQIGLITEQARAVVGELPGVTEVRIEVDHVAEWMPEDMDPEARAALRRVRPLSLTVIS